A window of the Roseiconus lacunae genome harbors these coding sequences:
- the rpoB gene encoding DNA-directed RNA polymerase subunit beta gives MAVTSKRRLIPTTVRYFGSDQGEFDLPDLTALQTASYKEFLQEEVGIDQRVDRGLESVLREIFPISSYDGNITLDYLRYELGKPRYTSQECRQLRLTYGMPLRIWLRLNREEPHEEEVYLGDMPIMMGGGEFIINGAERVVVSQLHRSPGVDFVWDTDTTTDRKLPSCRVIPERGSWVEFNVTKKDSLTVRIDQSGKFAATTLLRAMDPKFSTDADILQAFYPTRTEALSGIESAPAIEGKIAVDDIVYPASSERAGEIIIEAAHRISKEVAETICTAGVESAEIMDAPKVPVIFNTLVEDNTASHEEALLRIYQRLRPGNPPQLEKARVLFEEKFYDDNRYRLGKVGRFRLNRKLGLGVSESVMTLRPEDIIESIRYLIDLFDPDSNAEIDDIDHLGNRRLRTIDELACEELRKGFLKLRRTVQERMSVKDAQDMTPRSLINPKSVSAAIDYFFGRGELSQVVDQTNPLSQLTHERRLSALGPGGLNRKRAGFEVRDVHISHYGRICPIETPEGTNIGLISSLAIYAGVDDYGFLITPYRTVSEGKVTDEVVWLRADEENEAYIAPADTELNEGALVPGPNMIARFRSDFQIVQPRQVNYMDVAPSQMVGVSAGLIPFLEHDDANRALMGSNMQRQAVPLLVAEPPIVGTGMEREVARNSAMVVRARRAGKVTYVDSCRIEIGSDHYELKKYQGLNERTCQNQKPLVRLGDDVTEGQIIADGAATRDGELALGRNVLVGFMSFDGFNYEDAIIISEELVRNDTYTSIHIEDFDVEIRETKLGREEFTRDIPNVSEKALRNLDENGIVRVGTYVKPGDILVGKVSPKSKTELTPEEKLLHAIFGRAGEDVKNDSLEVPSGIEGIVIDTHKFSRRMSLSEDERKEFERELKEVEATGNTEIASTFESLVRDLEEAAGTKLKDSTGTPLADGQDPKFVAERAIAFRLDHVLGQVKGEEQTAAVEKVFKSQWRNVETAIDQRDRKLNSMKRGDELRSGVLQMAKVYIATKRVISVGDKMAGRHGNKGVIAKILPIADMPFLPDGTPLQIMLNPLGVPSRMNVGQILETHLGWAGAKLGFQSITPVFNGASEEDINDALDEAGLPRHGKVRLTDGRTGEPMEQETTVGYIYMLKLHHLVDDKVHARSTGPYSLITQQPLGGKARFGGQRFGEMEVWALEAYGAAYILQELLTVKSDDVEGRTKIYESMVKGENTLEAGTPASFDVLTNEIRGLALNMQLEKRPI, from the coding sequence ATGGCAGTTACGTCCAAGCGTCGTCTGATTCCTACTACCGTCCGTTACTTTGGAAGCGATCAGGGTGAGTTTGACCTCCCCGATCTCACCGCATTGCAAACCGCATCCTACAAGGAATTCTTGCAGGAAGAGGTTGGCATCGATCAGCGCGTCGATAGAGGGCTTGAGAGCGTCTTGCGCGAGATTTTTCCGATCTCCAGCTACGACGGCAATATCACGCTCGATTACCTGCGCTACGAACTAGGTAAGCCGCGTTATACCAGTCAGGAATGTCGCCAGTTGCGTCTAACCTACGGGATGCCGCTGCGGATTTGGTTGCGTTTGAATCGCGAGGAGCCGCACGAGGAAGAGGTTTATCTCGGTGACATGCCGATCATGATGGGCGGCGGTGAGTTCATCATCAATGGTGCCGAACGCGTGGTCGTGAGCCAGTTGCACCGTTCGCCCGGTGTGGACTTTGTTTGGGATACCGATACGACGACCGATCGCAAGTTGCCTTCGTGCCGGGTTATCCCCGAACGCGGTAGCTGGGTCGAGTTTAACGTGACTAAGAAGGACTCGTTGACGGTGCGGATTGACCAAAGCGGTAAATTCGCGGCGACGACCCTGCTTCGCGCGATGGATCCAAAATTTTCGACCGACGCCGACATCCTGCAGGCGTTCTATCCGACTCGCACCGAAGCCCTTTCGGGAATCGAAAGTGCACCGGCGATCGAAGGCAAGATCGCCGTCGATGATATTGTGTATCCGGCGAGTAGCGAACGTGCCGGAGAAATCATCATCGAAGCGGCACACCGCATCTCGAAAGAGGTCGCCGAAACGATCTGCACCGCCGGTGTCGAAAGCGCCGAGATCATGGACGCGCCCAAAGTGCCGGTGATCTTCAACACCCTCGTCGAAGACAACACCGCCAGCCATGAAGAAGCCCTGCTGCGGATCTACCAGCGTTTACGCCCGGGGAACCCGCCGCAGCTCGAAAAGGCTCGCGTGTTGTTCGAAGAGAAATTCTACGACGACAACCGGTACCGCTTGGGTAAGGTTGGCCGCTTCCGTTTGAATCGAAAGCTCGGTCTCGGTGTCAGTGAATCGGTAATGACGCTTCGTCCCGAAGACATTATCGAATCGATCCGTTACCTGATCGACTTGTTTGATCCCGACAGCAACGCGGAGATCGACGACATTGACCACTTGGGTAACCGTCGTTTGCGAACGATTGATGAGTTGGCTTGTGAAGAGCTGCGCAAGGGCTTTCTGAAGCTACGCCGTACCGTTCAGGAACGGATGAGCGTCAAGGACGCGCAGGACATGACCCCGCGTTCGTTGATCAATCCAAAGAGCGTTTCCGCCGCGATCGACTATTTCTTCGGCCGTGGTGAACTCTCCCAGGTCGTTGACCAGACCAACCCGCTTAGTCAATTGACTCACGAACGTCGTTTGTCGGCGCTCGGCCCAGGCGGTTTGAACCGAAAACGAGCCGGTTTCGAAGTGCGTGACGTTCACATTTCGCACTACGGTCGGATCTGTCCGATTGAGACGCCTGAAGGAACGAACATCGGTCTGATTAGTTCCTTGGCGATCTATGCCGGTGTCGACGACTATGGATTTTTGATCACGCCGTATCGGACGGTCAGCGAAGGCAAGGTGACTGACGAAGTTGTCTGGTTGCGAGCTGACGAAGAAAACGAGGCGTACATCGCGCCGGCGGATACCGAGCTAAACGAAGGGGCTCTCGTGCCCGGGCCGAACATGATCGCCCGGTTCCGTAGCGATTTCCAGATCGTTCAGCCACGCCAGGTGAACTACATGGACGTCGCGCCAAGCCAAATGGTCGGCGTCTCGGCCGGTTTGATTCCCTTCCTCGAGCACGACGATGCAAACCGTGCGTTGATGGGGTCGAACATGCAGCGTCAAGCGGTGCCGTTGTTGGTCGCCGAACCGCCGATCGTCGGGACCGGGATGGAGCGCGAAGTTGCACGCAACAGTGCGATGGTCGTTCGCGCCCGCCGTGCCGGTAAAGTGACCTATGTTGACTCCTGCCGCATTGAAATCGGCAGTGATCACTACGAACTGAAAAAGTACCAAGGTCTGAACGAGCGAACTTGCCAAAACCAAAAGCCGCTCGTCCGTCTAGGCGATGATGTGACCGAAGGTCAAATCATCGCCGATGGGGCAGCGACCCGTGATGGCGAGTTGGCTCTCGGGCGGAACGTCTTGGTTGGCTTTATGTCGTTCGACGGGTTCAACTACGAAGATGCGATCATCATCAGTGAAGAACTGGTGCGGAATGATACGTACACCTCGATTCATATCGAAGATTTCGATGTCGAGATTCGGGAAACCAAGCTCGGTCGTGAAGAGTTCACTCGTGACATTCCCAATGTCAGCGAGAAAGCGCTTCGTAACCTGGACGAGAACGGGATCGTCCGCGTCGGTACATACGTCAAACCAGGCGATATCTTGGTCGGAAAGGTCAGCCCGAAAAGCAAGACCGAGCTGACTCCGGAAGAGAAGCTACTACACGCGATCTTCGGACGCGCCGGTGAAGACGTGAAAAACGATTCACTGGAAGTTCCCTCGGGCATCGAAGGGATCGTGATCGACACGCACAAGTTCTCGCGTCGGATGAGCTTGAGCGAAGATGAGCGAAAGGAATTCGAGCGTGAACTGAAAGAGGTTGAAGCGACCGGCAATACCGAGATCGCAAGCACCTTCGAATCGCTCGTTCGTGACCTGGAAGAAGCTGCCGGAACCAAACTTAAGGACTCGACCGGAACGCCCTTGGCCGACGGTCAGGATCCGAAGTTCGTTGCCGAGCGTGCGATCGCTTTCCGTCTTGATCACGTCCTGGGACAGGTGAAGGGTGAGGAACAGACCGCCGCAGTCGAGAAGGTCTTCAAGTCGCAGTGGCGAAACGTCGAGACCGCAATCGATCAGCGTGACCGCAAGCTCAATAGCATGAAACGCGGCGACGAACTTCGCAGCGGTGTCTTGCAAATGGCCAAGGTCTACATCGCGACCAAGCGTGTGATCAGTGTCGGTGACAAGATGGCCGGTCGTCACGGAAACAAGGGGGTGATCGCGAAGATCCTTCCAATCGCTGACATGCCGTTCCTACCCGATGGGACACCTTTGCAAATTATGCTCAACCCGCTGGGCGTTCCCAGCCGGATGAATGTGGGGCAGATTTTGGAAACCCACCTCGGTTGGGCCGGTGCCAAGCTCGGCTTCCAGTCGATCACGCCGGTCTTTAACGGGGCCAGCGAAGAGGACATCAACGATGCACTCGACGAAGCCGGTTTGCCACGGCACGGTAAGGTTCGCCTGACCGATGGTCGTACCGGTGAGCCAATGGAACAGGAAACCACCGTCGGTTACATCTACATGCTTAAGCTGCACCACTTGGTCGATGACAAGGTGCACGCCCGAAGTACCGGACCGTACTCGTTGATCACCCAGCAACCGCTCGGCGGTAAGGCTCGTTTCGGAGGTCAGCGTTTCGGGGAAATGGAAGTTTGGGCACTCGAAGCATACGGTGCGGCGTACATTTTGCAGGAGCTATTGACTGTCAAAAGCGACGACGTCGAGGGCCGAACCAAGATTTACGAGTCGATGGTCAAGGGAGAAAACACCCTGGAAGCCGGCACGCCAGCCAGCTTCGACGTTTTGACCAACGAGATCCGAGGACTCGCGTTGAACATGCAACTGGAGAAGCGGCCGATCTAG
- the nadA gene encoding quinolinate synthase NadA yields MPSELLIQRITAVREEMGDSLLILGHHYQQDEVVEHTDLRGDSYQLSQMAAESDSCRSIVFCGVHFMAETADILANRPEKLQQRGERVRVVLPDMAAGCSMADMAAINQVEAAWQDMSEIIDTDRVIPVTYINSAASLKAFCGRNGGIVCTSSNAQAVLEWAFERGDRVFFFPDQHLGRNTSLKMGITEEQMPVWDPYELDLGGNDEAAIENSKVILWKGHCSVHQMFRPEHVDLFRKQHPGIKILVHPECPRDVNDIADLSGSTGFIIKAVREAEPGTKWAIGTELHLVNRLKAEHPEQEIHFLSPVVCMCATMYRIDLPHLCWSLENLRDGTPVNTISVDEEVSKWSLVALERMLAVK; encoded by the coding sequence ATGCCGTCTGAGTTGTTGATCCAACGAATCACGGCGGTGCGCGAAGAAATGGGTGATTCGCTGTTAATCCTCGGTCACCACTACCAGCAGGATGAGGTCGTCGAGCATACGGATTTGCGGGGAGACAGCTATCAACTTTCGCAAATGGCTGCCGAAAGTGATTCCTGTCGATCGATCGTGTTCTGCGGTGTGCACTTTATGGCAGAAACAGCAGACATCTTGGCCAATCGACCGGAAAAACTGCAACAGCGTGGTGAGCGGGTCCGCGTCGTGCTTCCCGACATGGCGGCGGGTTGTTCGATGGCTGATATGGCCGCGATCAATCAAGTCGAAGCGGCCTGGCAAGACATGTCCGAGATCATCGACACCGATCGTGTGATTCCGGTGACCTACATCAATAGTGCCGCCAGCCTAAAAGCGTTTTGTGGACGCAACGGAGGCATTGTCTGCACCAGCAGCAATGCCCAAGCGGTACTGGAATGGGCATTCGAACGCGGTGATCGCGTCTTCTTTTTTCCCGACCAACACCTTGGGCGAAACACTTCGCTCAAGATGGGCATCACCGAAGAGCAAATGCCGGTTTGGGATCCGTATGAACTTGATCTGGGCGGTAATGACGAAGCCGCGATTGAAAACAGCAAAGTGATTCTCTGGAAAGGACACTGCAGTGTCCACCAAATGTTTCGCCCGGAACATGTTGATCTGTTCCGCAAGCAGCACCCGGGAATCAAGATCTTGGTTCACCCGGAATGTCCACGTGATGTCAATGACATTGCCGATCTAAGCGGAAGCACCGGCTTCATCATCAAAGCGGTTCGTGAAGCAGAGCCGGGGACCAAGTGGGCGATCGGGACTGAACTGCATCTGGTCAATCGGTTGAAGGCTGAGCACCCCGAACAGGAGATCCACTTTTTAAGCCCTGTTGTTTGCATGTGCGCGACGATGTATCGGATCGACCTGCCACACCTTTGCTGGTCACTGGAGAACCTACGTGATGGGACGCCGGTGAATACCATTTCGGTCGACGAGGAAGTCTCGAAGTGGAGCTTGGTTGCGCTCGAACGGATGTTGGCGGTCAAATAA
- a CDS encoding sulfatase family protein: MKHLRHLTTFGAFALAALAGVAPTPPAVAKDTPNIIVIMADDLGYGDLSCYGATELKTPNIDRLAQDGLQFNQGYCSASTCTPTRFSFLTGMYAFRQPGAGIAPPNATSLIKPGTETVASLLKTAGYKTGVVGKWHLGLGEGDAPDWNGKLKPGPLEIGFDYCFLMPTTNDRVPSVYVENHRVVDLDPADPLWVGKKRPSPDHPVGSDPEVRKTLKMDWSHGHNQTVHNGIGRIGFFTGGEKARWRDEDLADAWVEKSVAFIEKHQSDPFFLFFASHDLHVPRMPHERFQGTTKLGYRGDAIVQLDWCVGELTKTLDRLGLRENTLIVFCSDNGPVLDDGYQDGAIEKLHEHTPSGIYRGGKYSIYEGGTRTPFITSWPGTIKPGRSDKIVCTVDLPASLAKLAGQSLPAGACPDSFNVLDALLGKDDAQGRDHLLQQPNKGPTLALRVGDWKVLSYADAKPKKHLTYEKGPGKHELYNLSDDPSETNNLAKSKPEKLKELLSQLEEIQSAGHSRPDWSEN; this comes from the coding sequence ATGAAGCACTTGCGCCACCTTACCACCTTCGGTGCGTTCGCACTCGCCGCCCTCGCCGGAGTCGCACCGACACCGCCGGCCGTCGCAAAGGACACGCCTAACATCATCGTCATCATGGCGGATGACTTGGGATACGGCGACCTGAGCTGCTACGGCGCCACCGAACTGAAAACTCCCAATATCGATCGACTCGCCCAAGACGGACTGCAGTTTAACCAGGGCTATTGCAGCGCTTCGACCTGTACGCCCACCCGGTTCTCTTTCCTGACCGGCATGTATGCATTTCGACAACCAGGCGCCGGCATCGCCCCCCCGAATGCGACCAGTTTGATTAAGCCGGGCACCGAGACGGTCGCTTCCCTGCTGAAGACTGCGGGCTACAAAACAGGCGTTGTCGGCAAGTGGCACCTGGGCCTTGGCGAAGGCGACGCCCCCGACTGGAACGGGAAGCTAAAACCGGGACCTCTGGAAATTGGCTTTGACTACTGTTTCCTCATGCCGACGACCAACGATCGTGTCCCCAGCGTTTATGTTGAAAACCACCGAGTCGTTGACCTCGACCCCGCCGATCCTCTCTGGGTCGGGAAGAAGCGTCCAAGCCCCGACCACCCCGTCGGAAGCGACCCAGAAGTTCGCAAAACATTGAAGATGGACTGGAGTCACGGGCACAACCAAACGGTCCATAACGGAATCGGTCGCATCGGCTTCTTCACCGGTGGCGAGAAAGCCCGCTGGCGTGACGAAGATCTCGCCGACGCCTGGGTCGAGAAGTCGGTCGCCTTCATCGAGAAACACCAGTCTGATCCGTTCTTCCTGTTTTTCGCGTCTCATGATTTGCATGTCCCACGCATGCCGCACGAACGCTTTCAAGGAACAACCAAACTGGGATACCGTGGCGACGCGATCGTCCAACTCGACTGGTGTGTCGGTGAACTCACTAAAACACTTGACCGATTGGGTCTACGAGAGAACACCTTGATCGTATTTTGCAGCGACAACGGTCCCGTCCTTGATGATGGCTATCAAGACGGGGCGATCGAGAAATTGCACGAGCACACACCGTCGGGAATCTATCGCGGCGGAAAGTACAGCATCTACGAAGGCGGCACTCGCACGCCTTTCATCACGTCTTGGCCAGGCACCATCAAACCTGGCCGGTCCGATAAAATCGTCTGCACCGTCGACCTTCCCGCAAGCCTCGCCAAGCTTGCCGGACAATCGCTGCCCGCTGGCGCCTGCCCCGACAGCTTCAATGTCCTCGATGCACTGCTGGGAAAAGATGACGCTCAAGGTCGCGACCACTTGTTACAGCAACCGAACAAAGGACCAACGCTCGCGCTTCGGGTGGGCGACTGGAAGGTCCTTTCCTATGCCGATGCAAAACCCAAAAAGCATCTGACGTACGAGAAAGGACCGGGCAAGCACGAGCTTTACAACCTTTCCGATGACCCGAGCGAAACCAACAACTTGGCGAAATCAAAGCCCGAAAAACTGAAGGAACTGCTTTCACAGCTCGAAGAGATCCAATCGGCAGGACACAGCCGCCCCGACTGGTCTGAGAACTAG
- the rpoC gene encoding DNA-directed RNA polymerase subunit beta', with the protein MSIGETSNYDRINDYASVRISLARPQDIKSWSFGEVKKPETINYRTYRPEKDGLFCERIFGPEKDWECACGKYRGMKYKGMICDRCGVKVTHSRVRRKRMGHIDLAAPVVHIWFFKAMPSRLGNLLNMKTSSLEKVIYFQDYVVIDPGQTDLEHQQLLTEEEFRAARAQYGAGTFEADMGAEAVRKLLNQLDLVQLSEKLRVELEETGSKQKKKDLTNRLKIVEAIRDSDNRPEWMVLDVIPVIPPDLRPLVLLDSGNFATSDLNDLYRRIINRNNRLRKLVDLNAPEVIIRNEKRMLQQSVDALFDNNRCKRPVLGSSNRPLKSLTDMIKGKQGRFRENLLGKRVDYSARSVIVVGPRLKLHQCGLPKKIALELYQPFIIRRLKELGHADTIKSAKKMLERKDEEVWDILEQVITNHPVLLNRAPTLHRMGIQAFEPTLVEGNAINLHPLVCKGFNADFDGDQMAVHLPLSIEAQVEAHTLMMSTNNVFAPSNGKPIMSPSQDIVMGCYYMTCELPNRRGEGMTFSGYQEVEFAYAQGTVDLHARIKMRLPRHQRLKTENNDGKYGEIIETTPGRVRFNEMLPDGMDYYNRAMRSGDLAGVISDCYQRLGRRQTIHLLDDMMQMGFRESTRSGLSFGTDDLVTPDSKTNYITDAEKEVMRLKKDYDRGLMGNDERYQMVLDEWTKARELITTDMMTAMENDTRKGAWYINPVFLMSHSGARGGIAQIRQLAGMRGLMAKPTGEIIETPIKANFREGLSVLEYFSSTHGARKGLADTALKTADSGYLTRKLADVAQNVVITMDDCETTQGITKGVVYRGEKVEVRLVDSINGRVSRKSIVNPVTDEVIVSENEMITPEIARKIEQMGLEKLQVRSPMTCDAPLGVCRRCYGMDMSTGAMVEEGMAVGIIAAQSIGEPGTQLTMRTFHIGGSVSKEMQQSDIKSKKAGEVRLTRIRAVENKDGRLVVLTRNGEIALVDDRGREFESYPIPTGSILLVEDGQQVKPGETLCEWNPYSVPILSEVSGKVRFEDIVEGETVRSEREASGKNRLVVVDHKGDLHPQIVVEDNTGKALNVQFLPERATISVTDGQEIKPGTVLAEIPRDSGGVSDITGGLPRVTEIFEARKPKDPAIIAEIDGEVEILPEKKRGKTTVLVRSESGIEREHMIPTGKHFLVHTGDIVRAGQSLVDGPLVPHDILRVSGEEAVQQYLLHEIQQVYQAQKVEINDKHCEIIIARMLRKVKVESPGDTNLLPGLVIDRFQFRHANQELTKCMKVAEAGDSDYTEGVIIPKDLFEETNAKIEAEGGTPMKGKRPKKATASTQLLGITKAAVQSNSFISAASFQETTKVLTEAALAGKVDKLVGLKENVILGHLIPAGTGFRVFQESEVNYRTEIGLEGEAIAASTLDEEFPLLRNDGGAGAAAPVEATRPMEAPGAMESPSQADQEMTRLLGGANPTLADTGEQPPTIGGDSGPLGE; encoded by the coding sequence ATGTCGATTGGCGAAACCAGCAACTACGATCGCATCAACGACTACGCTTCGGTTCGAATTTCGTTGGCGCGGCCGCAGGACATCAAGAGTTGGTCGTTCGGCGAGGTCAAGAAACCCGAAACCATTAACTACCGTACCTACCGTCCTGAAAAAGACGGTTTGTTCTGCGAACGGATCTTTGGCCCCGAAAAAGACTGGGAATGCGCCTGCGGTAAATATCGCGGGATGAAGTACAAGGGGATGATCTGTGACCGCTGTGGCGTGAAAGTCACACACAGCCGCGTCCGCCGGAAACGCATGGGGCACATCGACCTCGCCGCGCCGGTCGTTCACATCTGGTTCTTCAAAGCGATGCCCTCGCGTTTGGGGAACCTGCTGAATATGAAGACCAGTTCGCTCGAAAAGGTCATCTATTTCCAGGACTACGTGGTCATCGATCCAGGTCAGACCGATCTGGAGCATCAGCAACTTCTGACCGAAGAAGAATTCCGCGCGGCCCGCGCCCAATACGGCGCCGGGACGTTCGAAGCCGACATGGGCGCCGAAGCGGTTCGCAAGCTGCTCAACCAATTGGACTTGGTTCAATTGTCTGAAAAGCTGCGTGTCGAGCTGGAAGAAACCGGCAGCAAGCAGAAGAAAAAAGACCTGACCAATCGTCTGAAAATCGTCGAAGCAATCCGCGATAGCGACAACCGTCCCGAGTGGATGGTTCTCGATGTGATCCCGGTCATTCCGCCCGATTTGCGCCCCTTGGTTCTTCTCGATAGCGGTAATTTCGCGACCAGCGATTTGAACGATTTGTATCGCCGGATCATCAACCGTAACAACCGACTTCGCAAACTGGTCGACTTGAACGCTCCGGAAGTGATTATCCGGAACGAGAAACGAATGTTGCAGCAATCGGTCGACGCGTTGTTCGACAACAACCGCTGCAAACGCCCTGTTCTGGGATCGTCAAACCGTCCGCTGAAATCGCTGACGGACATGATCAAGGGTAAGCAGGGGCGTTTCCGTGAGAACTTGCTCGGTAAACGAGTCGACTACTCGGCCCGATCGGTGATCGTTGTCGGTCCCCGCTTGAAGTTGCACCAGTGTGGTCTTCCGAAGAAGATCGCGTTGGAACTGTATCAACCGTTCATCATTCGGCGACTCAAAGAACTCGGCCACGCCGATACGATCAAGTCGGCCAAGAAGATGCTCGAACGAAAGGACGAGGAAGTCTGGGACATTCTCGAGCAAGTGATCACCAATCACCCCGTTCTTCTCAACCGGGCTCCGACGTTGCACCGGATGGGGATCCAGGCGTTCGAGCCGACCTTGGTCGAAGGGAACGCGATCAACCTCCACCCGCTGGTTTGCAAAGGCTTCAATGCCGACTTCGACGGTGACCAGATGGCGGTCCACTTGCCGCTTTCGATCGAAGCTCAGGTCGAAGCGCATACGTTGATGATGAGTACCAACAACGTCTTCGCACCGTCCAACGGTAAGCCAATTATGAGTCCTTCTCAGGACATCGTGATGGGTTGCTACTACATGACGTGTGAACTTCCCAATCGTCGCGGCGAAGGGATGACCTTTAGCGGTTACCAGGAAGTCGAGTTTGCTTACGCACAAGGCACGGTCGACTTGCACGCCCGGATCAAAATGCGTTTGCCGCGTCACCAACGACTGAAGACCGAAAACAACGACGGCAAATACGGCGAGATTATCGAGACCACCCCGGGACGCGTTCGCTTCAACGAAATGCTTCCCGACGGAATGGATTATTACAACCGCGCGATGCGTAGTGGTGACTTGGCCGGTGTGATTAGCGACTGTTATCAGCGACTAGGACGCCGCCAAACGATTCACCTGCTTGACGACATGATGCAGATGGGCTTCCGCGAGTCCACTCGCAGCGGATTGTCGTTCGGTACCGATGACTTGGTGACCCCCGATTCGAAGACGAACTACATCACCGATGCCGAAAAAGAGGTCATGCGTCTGAAGAAGGACTATGACCGCGGTTTGATGGGTAACGACGAACGTTACCAGATGGTGCTCGATGAATGGACTAAAGCTCGTGAATTGATCACCACCGACATGATGACGGCGATGGAGAACGACACCCGAAAGGGTGCTTGGTACATCAACCCCGTCTTCTTGATGAGTCACTCGGGTGCTCGGGGCGGTATCGCCCAGATTCGTCAGTTGGCCGGGATGCGTGGTCTGATGGCTAAGCCTACCGGTGAAATCATCGAGACACCGATCAAGGCGAACTTCCGTGAGGGATTGTCGGTACTGGAATACTTCAGTTCGACGCACGGGGCTCGAAAGGGTCTGGCCGATACGGCACTGAAGACGGCTGACAGTGGTTACTTGACCCGAAAACTTGCCGACGTCGCACAGAACGTGGTCATCACCATGGATGATTGTGAAACGACGCAAGGGATTACCAAGGGCGTTGTCTACCGCGGGGAAAAGGTCGAAGTTCGTTTGGTGGACTCGATCAACGGTCGGGTCAGTCGCAAGTCGATCGTCAACCCGGTGACCGACGAAGTGATCGTTTCGGAGAACGAAATGATCACTCCCGAAATCGCTCGCAAGATCGAGCAGATGGGCTTGGAAAAACTGCAGGTTCGTTCGCCGATGACCTGCGACGCACCCCTCGGTGTTTGCCGCCGTTGTTACGGCATGGACATGTCGACCGGTGCGATGGTCGAAGAAGGCATGGCCGTCGGTATCATCGCCGCCCAGTCGATCGGGGAACCTGGAACGCAGCTGACGATGCGGACCTTCCACATCGGTGGTTCGGTCAGTAAAGAAATGCAGCAGTCGGACATCAAGAGTAAGAAGGCCGGTGAGGTCCGTCTGACTCGGATTCGTGCGGTTGAAAACAAGGACGGACGCCTGGTCGTTCTGACTCGAAACGGCGAAATCGCCCTCGTCGACGATCGTGGCCGTGAGTTCGAAAGCTACCCGATCCCGACCGGTTCGATCCTGCTGGTCGAAGACGGCCAACAGGTCAAGCCTGGCGAGACCCTTTGCGAATGGAACCCCTATTCGGTGCCGATCCTTTCGGAAGTTTCCGGTAAGGTCCGCTTCGAAGACATCGTCGAAGGCGAAACCGTCCGAAGTGAACGGGAAGCTTCCGGTAAAAACCGTTTGGTCGTCGTCGATCACAAAGGTGATTTGCACCCACAAATCGTCGTCGAGGACAACACCGGAAAAGCACTCAATGTGCAGTTCCTTCCCGAACGTGCGACTATCTCGGTCACCGATGGCCAAGAGATCAAACCCGGTACGGTCCTCGCCGAAATCCCGCGTGACAGCGGTGGTGTCTCGGATATCACCGGTGGTCTGCCGCGAGTCACGGAGATCTTCGAAGCTCGAAAGCCTAAGGATCCTGCGATCATCGCCGAAATCGACGGCGAAGTTGAAATCCTGCCAGAGAAGAAGCGTGGTAAGACGACCGTCCTCGTCCGTAGCGAATCGGGGATCGAACGTGAGCACATGATCCCAACCGGGAAGCACTTTTTGGTGCATACCGGCGATATCGTCCGAGCCGGACAGTCGCTCGTCGACGGACCATTGGTTCCCCACGACATCTTGCGAGTCTCCGGTGAAGAAGCGGTCCAGCAATACCTGCTTCATGAAATTCAGCAGGTCTATCAGGCCCAGAAGGTTGAGATCAACGATAAGCATTGTGAAATCATCATCGCGCGTATGTTGCGGAAGGTGAAAGTCGAATCGCCCGGCGATACAAACTTGTTGCCTGGGTTAGTCATCGACCGCTTCCAGTTCCGTCATGCCAACCAAGAGTTGACCAAGTGCATGAAGGTGGCAGAGGCTGGTGATAGTGATTACACCGAAGGCGTGATCATTCCGAAGGACTTGTTCGAAGAAACGAACGCCAAGATCGAAGCCGAAGGTGGAACCCCGATGAAGGGCAAACGCCCGAAGAAGGCGACCGCCAGTACCCAATTGCTGGGGATCACCAAGGCGGCCGTTCAATCGAACTCGTTTATCTCTGCGGCGTCTTTCCAAGAAACCACCAAGGTTTTGACCGAAGCTGCACTTGCCGGCAAAGTCGACAAGTTGGTCGGTTTGAAGGAAAACGTTATTCTGGGACACCTGATTCCAGCCGGTACCGGTTTCCGCGTCTTCCAAGAATCGGAAGTCAACTACCGAACCGAAATCGGGCTCGAAGGCGAAGCGATTGCGGCGAGCACGTTGGACGAAGAGTTCCCGTTGCTTCGCAATGACGGTGGGGCTGGCGCCGCGGCACCTGTCGAAGCGACCCGGCCGATGGAAGCACCCGGAGCGATGGAGTCTCCCAGCCAAGCCGATCAGGAAATGACGCGGCTGCTTGGCGGAGCGAACCCGACGCTTGCCGATACCGGCGAGCAGCCTCCGACGATCGGTGGTGATTCCGGCCCGCTGGGCGAATAA